Proteins encoded in a region of the Geobacillus genomosp. 3 genome:
- the meaB gene encoding methylmalonyl Co-A mutase-associated GTPase MeaB, producing MSGEEKRREQESGQSAASDGQPRRPEWADDNGLSSYVQAERPPAPKRVVRRKERSVEEYVQGVLAGDRTILAQAITLVESNASRHMDLAQQVLNELLPHVGCSIRIGITGVPGAGKSTFIEAFGTFLCEQGHRVAVLAVDPTSSLTGGSILGDKTRMEALARHPHAFIRPSPSGGALGGVHRKTRETMMLCEAAGYDIILVETVGVGQSEFVVRGMVDFFLLLALTGAGDELQGMKRGIMELVDAIVINKADGDNKEKARMAQNEYNQFLHYLRPATPGWETKAYTCSALLGEGIADMWRVIQAFVETTKRSGVFFDRRRQQQKDWMHAMIKEYIETRFFADPIVKEKLPMLENSVISGAKPVTAAVRELIEAYERKQSGEL from the coding sequence ATGAGCGGGGAAGAGAAACGGCGGGAACAGGAAAGCGGCCAGAGCGCAGCTTCGGACGGGCAGCCGCGGCGCCCGGAATGGGCGGACGACAATGGCTTGTCGTCGTACGTGCAAGCCGAGCGCCCGCCGGCGCCAAAGCGGGTCGTGAGACGGAAAGAGCGGTCGGTCGAAGAGTACGTCCAAGGGGTGCTCGCCGGCGACCGCACCATTTTGGCGCAGGCGATTACGCTTGTCGAAAGCAATGCGTCTAGGCATATGGATCTTGCCCAGCAAGTGCTCAATGAACTGCTCCCGCACGTCGGCTGTTCGATCCGCATCGGCATCACCGGCGTGCCGGGGGCGGGAAAAAGCACGTTCATTGAAGCGTTTGGCACGTTTTTATGCGAGCAAGGGCACCGCGTCGCGGTGTTAGCCGTCGACCCGACAAGCTCATTGACCGGCGGCAGCATCCTTGGCGACAAAACGCGGATGGAGGCGCTTGCCCGCCATCCGCACGCCTTCATCCGTCCATCTCCATCCGGTGGGGCGCTTGGCGGCGTGCATCGGAAAACGCGCGAGACGATGATGCTGTGCGAAGCGGCCGGCTATGACATCATCCTCGTCGAGACGGTCGGCGTCGGGCAAAGCGAGTTTGTCGTCCGCGGGATGGTTGACTTTTTCCTGCTGCTCGCCTTAACCGGCGCCGGCGATGAGCTGCAAGGCATGAAGCGCGGCATCATGGAGCTGGTCGACGCCATCGTCATCAACAAGGCGGACGGCGATAATAAAGAAAAAGCGCGGATGGCGCAAAACGAATACAACCAGTTTCTCCATTACCTCCGCCCGGCCACGCCCGGCTGGGAGACGAAAGCATACACATGCTCGGCGCTGTTGGGCGAAGGGATCGCCGACATGTGGCGCGTCATCCAGGCGTTCGTCGAGACGACGAAGCGATCCGGCGTCTTTTTTGACCGCCGCCGCCAGCAGCAAAAAGACTGGATGCACGCCATGATCAAAGAATATATCGAAACGCGCTTTTTCGCCGACCCGATCGTGAAAGAGAAGCTTCCGATGCTCGAGAACAGCGTCATTTCCGGCGCCAAGCCGGTCACCGCCGCCGTCCGCGAGCTGATCGAAGCGTATGAACGGAAGCAGAGCGGTGAACTGTGA
- a CDS encoding BrxA/BrxB family bacilliredoxin: MFQFQFPLYHDIVEQARREAVEAGFEELRTPEDVDAAFRRPGTTLVLINSVCGCAGGIARPAAAHAVHYDKRPDHLVTVFAGQDKEATARAREYFVGEPPSSPSFALLKDGKLCAMLHRHDIEGHEPVAVVQKLQALFDEYCEEV; encoded by the coding sequence ATGTTCCAATTTCAATTTCCGCTCTATCACGACATCGTCGAACAAGCGCGGCGTGAAGCGGTCGAAGCCGGATTTGAAGAGCTGCGCACGCCGGAAGACGTCGATGCGGCATTCCGCCGTCCGGGCACCACGCTTGTCCTCATCAACTCCGTGTGCGGCTGCGCCGGCGGCATCGCCCGTCCCGCAGCGGCCCACGCCGTTCACTACGACAAGCGCCCGGACCATTTGGTGACCGTCTTTGCCGGCCAAGACAAAGAAGCAACGGCCCGCGCGCGCGAGTATTTTGTCGGCGAGCCGCCGTCCTCGCCGTCGTTCGCGTTGTTAAAAGACGGAAAACTGTGTGCCATGCTCCACCGCCACGACATCGAAGGGCACGAACCGGTCGCCGTCGTGCAAAAGCTGCAGGCGCTGTTTGACGAATATTGCGAGGAAGTGTGA